The window CAGGGGGAGAGCCTGGTCGCCGGAAGTGGGGATCGGATGACAGTGGGGTTCCGGGTGAAGTGGGATGACGTGCTCGACTACTGCCTGGCCAAGCCGGGCGCGTGGCGGGACGAGCCGTGGGAGACCGACGTGGTGGCGAAGGTCGGCTCCAAGATCTTCGCGTTTCTCGGCGGGGAGTCGGGGTCGACCGTCGGGGTGAAGTGCGGCCCCAACCGGGAGGTGGCCGACGAGTGGCTGCTGCGCTACCCGCACGACGCGACCGTCATGCCGTACATCGGGCGGTACGGATGGAACAGCCTGCGGATCGGCGGTCTGATCCCCGGTGACGAGCTGTTCGAGGCGATCGACGCCTCCTACGACGTGGTGGTCGCGAAGCTCCCTCGCATCGAACGCCCGACCACCGTCTGACCCCCTCCGGGCAGTGGTCGCAATCACTCTGACCTGCGGATTTGTGAAAAGATCACAAAGATTCGGCGCGGCGGTGATGAGCGCCGGCAGCGGTACGGCGGCGGCACCGATCCCTGACCGGTTCCGAAGATCTTCTTAACGACCCGACGATTCACTCCCTGGCAGGTAACACACGTCAGGAGAGGTCAGCGCAATGTTCGAATACCAGGGTCGGACGGGGTACGAGCCGATCGGCGACGTGGATCGCAAGGAGTTCCACGAGAACGGGTTCCTGCTGCTGCGTCAGGTGCTCACCGAGGAACATCGGGCGGCTCTGGAGCGGGCGGTCGACCGGATCTACGACCGGGCTGCAGGCGCCGGCAACACCGGTGGCAACGGCACCCTGCACCTGCTCGGCTTCCTGGAGCGGGACGAACTCTTCGGTGACCTGCTCACCCACCCGATCACGTTCCCGTACATCTGGGGTCTGCTCGGTTGGAACATCTACACCCATCACAATCACCTGGACGTGACCCCGCCGGAGCCCATGGCCGAGGCGGAGCGACCGTACTGGGGCTGGCATCAGGACGGGTACCGGCAGAACTCCGACCCGCAGACGCTGGACGTGGGCCAGCCCCGACCGATGTTCTCGCTCAAGGTCGCGTACGTGCTCTCCGACCTGTCCGTGACCGGGCGCGGGGCGACCAAGGTCATTCCGGGCAGCCACATCAGGAACTCGCTGGCCCGCCCGGACGACCTCTCAGGGCACCACCCGGATCCGGAGGGGACCGTGGAGATCACCGCGAACCCCGGTGACGCGTTTGTCTTCGACCGCCGGCTCTGGCACTCCCGGTCGATCAACCGCTCGGAGATTACCCGCAAGATGCTCTTTGTCGGTTACACGTACCGGTGGATCCGACCGCTGGACGACCTGCGCCTCGACCAGGACGGCCCGTGGTGGGCGGCCCGTACGCCGGTGCAGCGGCAGTTGCTGGGGGAGAGCCCGCACACCGCCAACAACTGGGGTGTCAACTGGGACGGGTACGTGGACGACGAGATCCCGCTGCGCCGCGAACTCAAGCGGCGTCGGCGGCTCGACCGCGACATCCCCTGGCTCCGCTGAGCCGGTGGGGTGCCGCTTTGCGGCGCCATGACCGAGCCGGGCGACTACCGGGGCTTGGCGGACTCCCAGACCCGGCTGCTCTCCCGGCGTTCGTGCTCGGCGAGCTGGGCCCGGAGCCAGACCCGGTCGTCGCCGGTGATCGCCACCTGCCCCTCGCCGAGATCGGCGCACATGGCCAGATCCGGATACGCGATCACCAGGTCACCGAGGAAGGCCAGGCAGAGATCGTCGGCGTCGTAGCCTCGCCCGTCCAGCACGTCGTAGGCGCCCTCGTCCAGGCTGACCCGGGCCACCGGCCGTACCCCGTCCAGGACCGCCCTGGTGGTCAACGCCCACGAGTCCGGGCCGACGGGGAAGGGGAATCCCGGTTCCAACTCGCCGACCAGCCGCCACGCCCCGGCCGGGTGCGCGGAGACGGGCAGCCAGGCGAACGCCTGCCGGTTGCGGCTGCTCGCCGTGGCCCGGTCGTCCCACGGCCACCGTCCGTCCCGGTCCGGCCAGACCAACTGCTGTACGGGCACCGCGACGCCGCCGTAGAAGCGGTGTGCGGTGCCGAACAGCGCGTCCCGCCACGAGTCGTCGACCGGCCGCAACTGGGTGGCGAAGCCCTCCAGCACACCTTCGAAGGGTTCTCCCGGCTCCGGCCAGCCCCGCTCCCGCCCCAGCGCCACGCAGGCGTTGAGCCAGTGCTGCATGCCCTCGCCGTCGAGGCCGAACATCACGATCTCGGGCCGTCGGAACGTGTGCCACAGCCCGACCGTGTACGCGAACTCGACCGCGCCACCGCCGATCCGCAGCGCCGACCAACCGTGCTTGCGGATCGTGTCGAGGATCCGGCCGTCCCCGGCCGCGGGATCGTCGGCGCAGATCAGGCAGGGGCACGGGGATTCGAGCACCGGCCGACTCTACCGATGCCCGGCAGGTCGCCGCCCCGCGACCACTTGTCAGGTGCCGGCCGGTGGGTTGAGCGACTGGAACCGGCGGAGCAGTTCCTGCGCGGGCTTGCTGTCCGGGTCGAAGGTGAACATCTCGGTGTCCGCCACTGCCGGGGAGAGCAGCAGCCCGTTATGGCACTGGAAGCAGAACGCCGCCTCGGCGAGCACGGTCCGCCCCCGGCGCAGGCGGATCCCGTACACAGGGATGAAACACCGCATCTGATCCGACTCGGGCAGTGCCGCCACGAGGCCGAGCACCTCGTTGACCCGCTCGTCGTCCCAGGTGCCGATGATGTCGCCGGGAACCTCGTCCCACCCGCCCCAGTGCGCGTCGCGGTCGAGGCGGACCGCGATCACGTCGATCTCGCGTACGTTCTGTGCGCTTTCGATCACTGGCATGAACGCATCCTGCCCGATCGGGTCGGCAAAGGGCTACGTCGGGTTTCGGCGCGGGTGGGGACGACCGGGTCCGAGCTCTCCTGTGCCCCGGCTCTGACCGTACGTACCTGTCGCGGGTGGCGGGCGAGCCGGATACTACGACGAGTTTCATACGGCACCGGAGCACCGCCGAGCAGCCGTTACCGCGGGGTACGCAATGATGCCTGTGTTGTTGCGCGCTCCCAACTGGAGGTCACCGGTGTCCCCTCGTTCCCCCCGGGTGAACGTACAGATGCGTCATCGGTCCCAGGAGCGGATCATCGGCGCGGCGTTGGAGGTCTTCGCCGCGCACGGGTACGAGGGCGCGACGATCTCGCAGATCACCGAGCGTGCGGCGGTGTCCCGAGGGTTGATCTCCTACTATTTCGCCTCGAAACGCGACCTGCTGGAGGCGGTGCTCGGCCGCTGGCTGGACGCCACCCTCGGGATACTGGACGACCAGGGTCCCGAGGTGTCGCCCGACGAGCTGCTCGCCACGGTGATCGACCGGGCGGTGTACGGCGCTCGGGGCAGCCTCGACACCCAGCGGCTGATGCTCTGCCTGATGCTCCAGCCCGGCACCCGAGAGGTCTTCGCCCGGGTGGAGCGGTCGCGGGAGGTCGCCGTACGGGCGTTCGAGGACCGGCTGTGGGCGATCTTCGCGGCTCGCGGGGCGGCCGACCCGGCGGTCGAGGAGGTGCTGTTGCGCAGCCTGCTCGAAGGTGCGATCTACAAGCTCGCCGTATACGAGGACACCTATCCGCTGGCCGAGGTCCGGAGCCGGCTGTACGCGATCTACCAGCTCGGGGAGCCCGGCCCGCTACCGTTGCCGCCCAACAGTTTCCGGGGTGCGGAGCGGTTGCGCGTACCTGCCTGAGCAGTGGACTTGCCAACGGGTTGTTGACTAGCTGATGATCAGGCTCGTAGGGTCGAGTCGACAATGGACTGGACGGACGTACAGTCAAAGTCGATGAACCCCAGTGTCCCCTCGCGCCTCCGCCATGGCCGGGGGGACACTGGTTCGTCCCGACGCGGGGGATGGGGCGGGTCCCGGCACCGGGCGTCTACGCTTGTCGGTCATGCCAGAGGGACACACCATCCACCGGCTCGCGGCGCGCCACCGGGCGCTCTTCGCGGGCGACAAGGTGCTGGTCGACAGCCCTCAGGGGCGGTTCGCCGAGGGCGCCGCCCTGCTCTCCGGCACGGTCCTGGACGAGACCGAGGCGTACGGCAAGCACCTGCTGCACCACTACGCAAGCGGGGTCAGCCTGCACGTGCACCTCGGGCTCTACGGCAAGTTCGCCGACGGCGACGGTGAGCCGCCGGCTCCGGTGGGGCAGGTCCGGCTACGGCTGAGCACCGACCGGCACTGGCTGGAACTTCGTGGTCCGACCGCCTGCGAACTGCTCACCCCGCCCGAGGTCGACGCGCTGCGACACCGGCTCGGCGCCGACCCGCTGCGGGCCGACGCCGACCCGGATCCGGCGTACGCACGGATCGCCCGGAGCCCGACGCCACTCGCCGCGCTGCTGCTGGACCAGACGATCGTGGCCGGCACCGGGCTGATCTTCGTGACCGAGGCGCTCTTCCGGGCCGGGACACATCCGCGTACGCCGGGCCGGCAGTTGACCCGTACGGGCTGGGCGGCGCTCTGGATCGACCTCGGCCGGCTGATGCGTACGGCGGTGGGCACCGGCCGGATCGACACCGTGCACGACCGGCACCTGCCGGAGGCGATGGGCCGCCCGCCCCGGGTCGACCGGCACGGTGGCGAGGTGTACGTCTACCGCCGCGCCGGCCAGCCCTGCCACGTCTGCGGTACGCCCGTCCACCAGGCCGAACTGGTCGGCCGCAACCTGTACTGGTGCCCCACCTGCCAGCCCGGCTAGCCGTTCGGCTGTCTGATCACGCCGGATTTTGTATGTTCGGAGTGATACCAAGACAGCCAGGGTGCCAGCGCCTCCTCTTCCGGTCCGGCGTGCCTAGGAGGCGTACGCCGTGACGTCGAGCCCGCTACCCCGGATCCTCCGCAAGGGTGACGAGCCCAAGTACCCGACGTTCCTGGAACTCTTCTTCGACCTGGTCTACATCTTCATCTTCTCCCGGATCGCGGGAGCCCTGGCCGCCGATCCCACCCCGACCACCGGGGCGCAGATGGCGGTGGTGCTGCTCGCCGTGTGGTGGGTCTGGGTGCTGACCGCGTGGCTGACCGACCTGTTCAACCCGCAGCTGCCGATCATCCAGGCCACCGTCCTGCTGGTCATGTTCGGCACCCTGGTCATGGCGGTCACCACACCACGGGCGTTCGGCGAGCAGGGATGGATCTTCGTCGTCGGCTACTTCGGCATCCATATCGTGCGGGACGCGGTGCTGATCCCCGGCACCCGGGTGAACCGGGCGATCCAGGCCCGGAGTATCCGGGTCTTCTTCTGGTTCGGCGTCACCGGCCCGCTCTGGGTGGCCGGTGTGCTGGTCGACGGCTCGGCCCGGCTGGTGCTGTGGGCCGTCGCGGTGGCGCTGGACCTCGGCTCGGCCCGGATCGGCTGGCCCACGCCGAGACTCGGGCGGACGGAACTCGCCAGCCAGATCTTCACCGGCACCCACCTCGCCGAGCGGCACCGGGAGATCTGCATCATCGCGCTCGGCGAACTGATCCTGACCATCGGGATACAGCTCTCGGCCAGCGATTACGAGGCAGGCCGCGTGGTGGCCTGCGCGGTGGCGTTCGCCAGCGCGGTGCTGCTGTTCCAGATGTACTTCCACCGGGTGCGGCAGTTGTTGGCGCCGCACAACGTCGCCCTGGTGGAGCGGGTCCGGTCCGGCACCTCCACCTCGTACACCCACCTGGTCATGGTGGCGGGGGTCGTGGTCATGTCGGCCGGCAACATCCTCGTCATCGGACGCCCGTTCGGCGAAGCCCCCACGAACTGGATCGTCATGATCCTGGGCGGACCCGCGCTGTTCCTGCTCGGCGGCTGCCTCTTCGACTTTGTGGTGACCGGCGGGATCCTCTGGTCCCGTGCGATCGCGATAGTCGTACTCGGCGCCATCGGGCCGGCGATGCCGCTCCTGTCGCCGCTCGCCATCACCATCGTGGCCAACCTGGTCCTGCTGCTGACCCTGCTCGTCGAGACGGCGGCCCGGCGGATCAGCCCAGTACCGGCGGCGTCGGGGAGCGCGGGTGGGCCCGGTTCATGACGAGGTTCGCCACCGCGATCAGGCACAGGATGACCATGACCAGGAGGGCCGTCTCGATCATCGAAAGCAACTGGACCACGGGGGCCGCCGCGCCGAGCAGGACCAGGCCGACCGGCCGGGACCGGGACACCCGGCGGAACACGATGTAGTCGAGCATTCCGCGGCCGATCAGGAACAGGGCCGACCCGCCGAGGATGGACGCCGCCCAGGGCGCCGGGGTCTCCTCGAAGGGGTGCTCGATGACGAACTGCCCCGCGGCGGCCGTACCGACGATCCCGGCCACCATGATCAGGTGAGCGACCGCGGTGAACTGGCTCAGCCGGGACGGGTCGTCCGACCGGGCGACGGCGACGGTCATCATCTCACCGGCGCGGTAGATGTAGATCCGCCACATCAGCACCGTGATCACGAAGACGACCACGAGCGACCATGCCTGGTCGATGCGTTGCGTCCTCGGCTCGCTGAAGGAGGAGCCGGCCACGAAGATCGATGTTCCGAGCGCGATGATGACGAACCTCCGGTAGCGCTCGGCCAGCCGCTCCCCGGCCAGCCGCCGTCTCCGTGGCGGGTGGGGACCGCGTAACGGGAGGCCGGGCCAGCCGAGCACGACACCGGTGTACTCGATTCCGACCGCCACCGCCCAGAGCACGCCTCGGGCCGTACCGGTGAGCAGACCGCCGACGATCCAGCCGATCCCGGCGACACCCTCCCAGAGGAGGACCCAGCGACGGGAATCCATCAGCTCCGGGCCGGGCCCGCCCGTGCTCAGGTTGTAGAGGATCGACCCGATGTGGATCAGCACGTAGGTGATCGCGAACAACAGACCACGGCTGCCGTACGCGTCGGGCACCGTGGCCGCCAGCAGCAGGCTGCCGGCCATCGCCCAGATTACCTGCGGCTGGGCCATCGGCCGGCTCAGGTCGGCCGTGCTGCCCGTCCACGCGGTCAGCACCCAGATCAGTGCGAACGCCAGCAGCAGCACCAGGACCTGACCGGCCACCGCCCAGGTCATCCGGTTCACCAGCTTGTCGGCGAGCGAGAGCAGCGCGAAGACGTAGACCAGGTCGAAGAAGAGTTCCAGGAACGCCGGCCGTTCCGCTTCCTGCGCGGACGTCTCCGCCTCGGTGCTGCCATCCGTCGCCATCGACCACCCCCGCCCGTCCGGTCCGCCGCCGTCCCAGCAACCCGACCATAAGGGGAGAAGAGTGTCGGTGTGGGGCGAACCGGTCCGGGCTGGGGGATCGGCTAGTCGCTCAGACGGCGGATGTCTCCGTACGCCCGGTAGAAGCCGCCCCGGCCGGACTCCCGGACCTCCGGGACCAGATAGCGGGCCCGCGGCTCCCGGATGCCCTTCGGGAACTGCACCAGCCAGTCCCGCCGGAAACCCGGCGAGAGTACGTGGATACGCAGCCGCCCGCCCTCCTCGACGCACTCCACCAGGACCCCGTCGCCCGCGTCGTGGGTCACCTCGACCGTGGTCGACACCGGCACGGCCGGCATCCGGGGCGGCGCCTTCACGTCCACCACGGTC of the Micromonospora sp. NBC_01796 genome contains:
- a CDS encoding DUF4262 domain-containing protein, with protein sequence MLESPCPCLICADDPAAGDGRILDTIRKHGWSALRIGGGAVEFAYTVGLWHTFRRPEIVMFGLDGEGMQHWLNACVALGRERGWPEPGEPFEGVLEGFATQLRPVDDSWRDALFGTAHRFYGGVAVPVQQLVWPDRDGRWPWDDRATASSRNRQAFAWLPVSAHPAGAWRLVGELEPGFPFPVGPDSWALTTRAVLDGVRPVARVSLDEGAYDVLDGRGYDADDLCLAFLGDLVIAYPDLAMCADLGEGQVAITGDDRVWLRAQLAEHERRESSRVWESAKPR
- a CDS encoding phytanoyl-CoA dioxygenase family protein, which translates into the protein MFEYQGRTGYEPIGDVDRKEFHENGFLLLRQVLTEEHRAALERAVDRIYDRAAGAGNTGGNGTLHLLGFLERDELFGDLLTHPITFPYIWGLLGWNIYTHHNHLDVTPPEPMAEAERPYWGWHQDGYRQNSDPQTLDVGQPRPMFSLKVAYVLSDLSVTGRGATKVIPGSHIRNSLARPDDLSGHHPDPEGTVEITANPGDAFVFDRRLWHSRSINRSEITRKMLFVGYTYRWIRPLDDLRLDQDGPWWAARTPVQRQLLGESPHTANNWGVNWDGYVDDEIPLRRELKRRRRLDRDIPWLR
- a CDS encoding low temperature requirement protein A, with product MATDGSTEAETSAQEAERPAFLELFFDLVYVFALLSLADKLVNRMTWAVAGQVLVLLLAFALIWVLTAWTGSTADLSRPMAQPQVIWAMAGSLLLAATVPDAYGSRGLLFAITYVLIHIGSILYNLSTGGPGPELMDSRRWVLLWEGVAGIGWIVGGLLTGTARGVLWAVAVGIEYTGVVLGWPGLPLRGPHPPRRRRLAGERLAERYRRFVIIALGTSIFVAGSSFSEPRTQRIDQAWSLVVVFVITVLMWRIYIYRAGEMMTVAVARSDDPSRLSQFTAVAHLIMVAGIVGTAAAGQFVIEHPFEETPAPWAASILGGSALFLIGRGMLDYIVFRRVSRSRPVGLVLLGAAAPVVQLLSMIETALLVMVILCLIAVANLVMNRAHPRSPTPPVLG
- a CDS encoding low temperature requirement protein A, which produces MTSSPLPRILRKGDEPKYPTFLELFFDLVYIFIFSRIAGALAADPTPTTGAQMAVVLLAVWWVWVLTAWLTDLFNPQLPIIQATVLLVMFGTLVMAVTTPRAFGEQGWIFVVGYFGIHIVRDAVLIPGTRVNRAIQARSIRVFFWFGVTGPLWVAGVLVDGSARLVLWAVAVALDLGSARIGWPTPRLGRTELASQIFTGTHLAERHREICIIALGELILTIGIQLSASDYEAGRVVACAVAFASAVLLFQMYFHRVRQLLAPHNVALVERVRSGTSTSYTHLVMVAGVVVMSAGNILVIGRPFGEAPTNWIVMILGGPALFLLGGCLFDFVVTGGILWSRAIAIVVLGAIGPAMPLLSPLAITIVANLVLLLTLLVETAARRISPVPAASGSAGGPGS
- a CDS encoding TetR/AcrR family transcriptional regulator, with the translated sequence MRHRSQERIIGAALEVFAAHGYEGATISQITERAAVSRGLISYYFASKRDLLEAVLGRWLDATLGILDDQGPEVSPDELLATVIDRAVYGARGSLDTQRLMLCLMLQPGTREVFARVERSREVAVRAFEDRLWAIFAARGAADPAVEEVLLRSLLEGAIYKLAVYEDTYPLAEVRSRLYAIYQLGEPGPLPLPPNSFRGAERLRVPA
- a CDS encoding Fpg/Nei family DNA glycosylase, which codes for MPEGHTIHRLAARHRALFAGDKVLVDSPQGRFAEGAALLSGTVLDETEAYGKHLLHHYASGVSLHVHLGLYGKFADGDGEPPAPVGQVRLRLSTDRHWLELRGPTACELLTPPEVDALRHRLGADPLRADADPDPAYARIARSPTPLAALLLDQTIVAGTGLIFVTEALFRAGTHPRTPGRQLTRTGWAALWIDLGRLMRTAVGTGRIDTVHDRHLPEAMGRPPRVDRHGGEVYVYRRAGQPCHVCGTPVHQAELVGRNLYWCPTCQPG
- a CDS encoding MmcQ/YjbR family DNA-binding protein; translated protein: MTVGFRVKWDDVLDYCLAKPGAWRDEPWETDVVAKVGSKIFAFLGGESGSTVGVKCGPNREVADEWLLRYPHDATVMPYIGRYGWNSLRIGGLIPGDELFEAIDASYDVVVAKLPRIERPTTV